The following are encoded together in the Candidatus Dependentiae bacterium genome:
- a CDS encoding NUDIX hydrolase, which produces MKQKRLIVYLIVGFATLLNAVFTFAALAPALALSKVQYGGASVLPYTRWKPKNQGGKAYLLLLREASGTDKGTYDALGGRRDPKEEPKDTASRELSEEAMGLLGNPGTLLTYIDSLGKNTRNVVVNDNKHTVIYITKFSPQSLGNLVSNFYSKRQQLLTNPQANRKFLEKDSIAWVSWQNLEQAIGQAPRNANGQLITPIKVWANVVDAAGKKNAAQIDLRPVFVSSLQSFFKNAQPPILRQGHNPKVKFYTY; this is translated from the coding sequence ATGAAGCAAAAAAGATTAATAGTTTACCTGATTGTAGGTTTTGCAACTTTACTCAACGCAGTATTTACTTTTGCTGCTCTAGCACCAGCACTAGCTTTGTCCAAGGTTCAGTATGGTGGTGCATCAGTTCTTCCTTATACACGCTGGAAGCCAAAAAACCAAGGTGGCAAAGCGTACCTTCTACTTTTACGAGAAGCATCGGGTACGGATAAAGGCACCTATGATGCTTTGGGTGGTAGAAGAGATCCAAAGGAAGAACCAAAGGACACTGCTTCAAGAGAATTATCTGAGGAAGCAATGGGACTCCTAGGTAATCCAGGGACGTTATTAACCTATATAGATAGTCTTGGAAAAAATACTCGCAATGTGGTAGTTAATGATAATAAGCATACGGTAATCTACATTACGAAATTCTCTCCTCAAAGTTTAGGAAACCTTGTAAGTAATTTTTATAGTAAACGTCAGCAGTTATTAACTAATCCTCAAGCTAATCGTAAATTTCTCGAAAAAGATTCCATTGCTTGGGTGAGTTGGCAAAACTTAGAGCAAGCTATAGGACAAGCTCCGCGTAATGCTAACGGACAACTTATCACTCCAATTAAAGTATGGGCAAACGTAGTAGATGCTGCTGGAAAAAAGAATGCAGCACAAATTGATTTGCGACCAGTCTTTGTAAGTAGCTTGCAATCATTTTTTAAAAATGCACAGCCCCCTATTTTAAGACAGGGACATAATCCTAAAGTGAAATTTTATACTTACTAA
- the ileS gene encoding isoleucine--tRNA ligase, translating to MDSHDNSKKSFKETLNLPRTDFPIRANAAVEDVTLLERWQQEDLYHASFEHNTGHAKYILHDGPPYANGNIHLGHAYNKILKDILCKSRRMSGYHVPVTPGWDCHGLPIELKVAQENPGLSSLDLKKACRTYANNWIDVQRQAFKNLGVLMDWDHPYITMDYAYEAVTVKAFGKLVKNNFIERKNKTVPWCFNDKTVLASAEIEYKDRKDPSLYVLFEFKQADSQRLFGIDNPVSILVWTTTPWTLPLNRAVLVKPNAQYVLLNVKDTYIVVGADVADKIAQLVEGEKQVLKQFNSKELGGLSVKHPFIDQDSPLLFDDSVGTQEGTAFVHCAPGCGPIDYEVGVKNGLSIYSPISADGKYTQDIEPKELVDMPVAEGQIWVIRKLAQLQKLFYKTNITHSYPHCWRCHNGLIFRATPQWFFDLERQNVKQRALDAIEAMNFIPDRGRNFLRATVENRWEWCLSRQRVWGTPIPALLCVGCDKDYLTPELIDKVAEGIAREGIEYWDRVNLEDLIDPTLACSGCGVTNFKKEYDILDVWFDAGVSHYAVLFNNPALAFPADIYLEGVDQHRGWFQSSLLTSLVLEQEPCTKTIMAHGYTVDAKGQKMSKSLGNVVAPQDIVKQVGTDGLRLWVASIGHGSDPVVSDVLLRNVAEVYRKIRNTCRFMLSNLYDFDITKDAVPADKLLPFDRYAVTQLSMINEEITQAYESVNFTDVFHKLADYCSVELSAFYLDIVKDRLYVEKATGTERRSAQTALWYILDTLTRLIAPVLSFTAEWISDFYQKDKKSSIHLQNFPNTQKLRDYSFGGLEPLWPAQGTQVQQGAISKMQLQLEEQTYLAQWATLKQVRSVLLKALEVEREKELIKHSLEAKLVVYLDLNQENLKYLETLFSLFTRYSYSLEQFFKEFLIVSQFELASSSQGLQSTTMPGVYVLVSHAEGVKCPRCWQWSITSNVDNLCERCACIVC from the coding sequence ATGGACTCTCACGATAACTCTAAAAAGAGTTTTAAAGAGACGCTTAATTTGCCCCGCACGGATTTTCCTATACGAGCAAATGCTGCTGTTGAAGATGTTACGCTTCTTGAGCGTTGGCAACAAGAAGATCTGTATCATGCTTCTTTTGAACATAATACCGGTCATGCTAAGTATATCTTGCATGATGGTCCTCCCTATGCTAACGGCAATATTCACTTAGGGCATGCGTATAATAAGATATTAAAAGATATTTTATGTAAATCGCGCCGTATGAGTGGTTATCATGTACCGGTAACTCCTGGATGGGATTGCCATGGACTACCTATAGAACTCAAAGTTGCTCAAGAAAACCCTGGGCTAAGCTCACTTGATCTTAAGAAAGCTTGCCGTACTTATGCTAATAATTGGATAGATGTACAACGTCAAGCATTTAAAAACTTAGGCGTGTTAATGGATTGGGACCATCCGTATATTACTATGGATTATGCTTATGAAGCCGTAACGGTGAAAGCTTTTGGTAAATTAGTTAAAAATAATTTTATCGAGCGTAAAAATAAGACAGTGCCTTGGTGTTTTAATGATAAAACAGTGTTAGCCTCTGCTGAAATTGAGTATAAAGATCGTAAAGATCCCTCTCTTTATGTGCTTTTTGAGTTCAAACAAGCTGATAGTCAACGTTTATTTGGTATAGATAATCCCGTAAGCATTCTTGTGTGGACAACAACACCATGGACTTTACCACTTAATAGAGCCGTGTTAGTAAAACCTAATGCTCAGTATGTGCTTCTTAACGTAAAAGATACTTATATTGTGGTAGGTGCAGATGTTGCTGATAAAATAGCACAGCTTGTTGAAGGTGAAAAACAAGTACTTAAACAATTTAACTCAAAAGAGCTTGGTGGTCTTTCTGTTAAACATCCTTTTATAGATCAAGATAGCCCGTTATTGTTTGATGATTCAGTTGGTACGCAAGAGGGTACAGCATTTGTTCATTGCGCTCCTGGTTGTGGTCCTATTGATTATGAAGTTGGTGTAAAAAATGGTCTATCTATTTATTCGCCAATTAGTGCTGATGGTAAGTATACCCAAGATATAGAGCCAAAAGAGCTTGTGGATATGCCAGTAGCTGAGGGTCAAATTTGGGTAATTCGTAAACTTGCGCAACTTCAAAAGTTATTTTATAAAACAAACATTACGCATAGTTACCCCCATTGCTGGCGTTGCCATAACGGCCTTATATTTAGAGCTACACCCCAATGGTTTTTTGACCTTGAGCGTCAGAATGTAAAGCAAAGAGCTCTTGATGCTATTGAGGCTATGAACTTTATTCCTGATAGAGGCAGAAACTTTTTGCGCGCAACTGTTGAAAACAGGTGGGAATGGTGTTTATCAAGGCAACGCGTGTGGGGTACACCAATTCCAGCATTATTGTGTGTTGGTTGCGATAAAGATTACTTGACTCCTGAGCTTATAGATAAAGTGGCTGAGGGTATAGCACGCGAAGGTATTGAATATTGGGATCGCGTAAATTTAGAAGATTTGATAGATCCAACACTTGCTTGCTCTGGTTGTGGCGTTACTAACTTTAAAAAAGAGTATGATATATTAGATGTTTGGTTTGATGCAGGGGTAAGTCATTACGCGGTTCTTTTTAATAATCCTGCTTTAGCATTTCCTGCAGATATCTATCTTGAGGGTGTCGATCAGCATCGTGGCTGGTTTCAAAGTTCATTGCTTACCAGTTTAGTACTTGAACAAGAGCCATGCACAAAAACTATTATGGCGCATGGCTATACAGTTGATGCTAAAGGCCAAAAAATGTCTAAATCACTTGGAAACGTGGTAGCTCCTCAGGATATAGTCAAACAAGTAGGCACTGATGGTCTCAGATTATGGGTAGCAAGTATTGGTCATGGAAGCGATCCCGTAGTATCTGATGTTCTTCTTCGTAACGTAGCTGAAGTGTATCGTAAGATACGTAATACCTGCAGATTTATGCTTTCAAATCTCTATGATTTTGATATTACAAAAGATGCAGTGCCTGCTGATAAGCTGCTGCCGTTTGATCGCTATGCAGTAACACAGCTTTCAATGATTAACGAAGAGATAACCCAGGCCTATGAGTCGGTTAACTTTACTGATGTATTTCATAAACTGGCTGATTACTGTAGCGTAGAGTTAAGTGCTTTTTATCTTGATATTGTTAAAGATCGCTTATATGTAGAAAAAGCTACGGGTACCGAGCGCCGGTCAGCTCAAACAGCTTTATGGTATATTTTAGATACTCTTACTCGTTTAATAGCTCCCGTGCTTTCTTTTACTGCTGAATGGATTTCAGACTTTTATCAGAAAGACAAAAAAAGCTCTATCCATTTGCAAAATTTTCCTAACACTCAAAAATTAAGAGACTATTCGTTTGGCGGCTTAGAACCTCTTTGGCCTGCTCAAGGTACGCAAGTGCAACAAGGTGCAATAAGCAAAATGCAATTACAACTTGAAGAACAGACTTATTTAGCTCAATGGGCAACGCTTAAACAAGTACGCTCAGTGCTTCTTAAGGCTCTTGAAGTTGAACGTGAAAAAGAACTTATCAAGCATTCACTTGAAGCTAAATTGGTAGTGTATCTTGATCTTAACCAAGAAAATCTTAAGTACCTTGAAACGTTGTTTTCATTATTTACCCGTTATAGCTATAGTCTTGAACAGTTTTTTAAAGAGTTTTTAATTGTATCTCAGTTTGAACTTGCTTCAAGTTCTCAAGGTTTACAGTCAACTACTATGCCTGGAGTGTATGTATTGGTATCTCATGCTGAAGGGGTTAAATGTCCTCGCTGCTGGCAATGGAGTATAACCTCTAATGTAGATAATCTCTGTGAGCGCTGTGCTTGCATTGTATGTTAG
- the murD gene encoding UDP-N-acetylmuramoyl-L-alanine--D-glutamate ligase — protein MKRKIGVWGLGVVGKSVISYLASDTVELQVLDKRLPTEEEQAFLNKHSCMYRPESELNEFLDSNNEIIPSPGIDLRKYNQYSHKWQSELDLFSQAWHKPLIAVTGTVGKTSVVHLLSKILEHYSKQVATGGNIGLGMLDLLGQQQQADVGLLELSSFQLELCKTFAPTVAVWTNFYPNHLDRHGTVKEYFDAKYKILAQQTQAQHTIVPLELGAYFLNIPKLTEKPLVYFSTTAPSSSDKLVLKANDILYYFDNTSIVKYTSTLGAKTIFDSALLPSISYKANWVILIAVCDQLGLPLEKLTSLPDIDLPAHRLALVATINGVSYYNDSKSTIAQATLAAVDHLQSEPLYLLLGGVSKGVDRKPLIQLLKNKVKKIVCFGAESELLYSYCFEVGIPAEQHLSLETAFKACATQAQPKDIVLLSPAGASFDLFKNYQERGACFEQLVKALEQQEGLT, from the coding sequence ATGAAAAGAAAAATTGGAGTCTGGGGTTTAGGCGTTGTGGGAAAATCAGTAATAAGCTATCTTGCGAGTGACACTGTAGAACTTCAAGTTTTAGATAAGCGGCTACCAACTGAAGAGGAACAGGCGTTTTTAAATAAACATTCGTGTATGTATAGGCCTGAATCTGAGCTTAACGAGTTTTTAGACTCTAACAACGAAATTATACCGAGTCCTGGTATAGATTTAAGAAAATATAATCAGTATAGCCATAAATGGCAGTCTGAACTTGATTTATTTTCCCAAGCATGGCATAAACCACTTATTGCTGTTACAGGCACTGTAGGTAAAACATCTGTTGTGCACTTACTCTCTAAAATATTAGAACATTATAGCAAACAAGTTGCCACAGGGGGTAATATAGGCCTTGGTATGCTCGATTTACTTGGGCAACAACAGCAGGCAGATGTTGGCTTGCTTGAGCTGTCAAGCTTTCAGCTTGAGTTATGTAAAACATTTGCGCCAACAGTTGCTGTCTGGACTAATTTTTATCCAAATCACCTAGATCGCCATGGTACTGTAAAAGAATATTTTGATGCTAAATATAAAATCTTAGCACAGCAAACCCAAGCTCAGCATACTATTGTACCATTAGAACTGGGAGCCTATTTTTTAAATATCCCAAAGCTTACAGAAAAGCCGCTTGTCTACTTTAGCACTACAGCGCCATCTTCAAGTGATAAATTAGTATTAAAAGCTAACGACATACTCTATTATTTTGATAACACTAGTATCGTTAAATACACTTCTACTTTAGGTGCTAAAACTATTTTTGATAGTGCACTGCTGCCAAGCATATCCTATAAGGCTAATTGGGTTATACTTATAGCAGTATGTGATCAACTTGGATTGCCACTTGAAAAATTAACAAGCTTGCCAGACATTGATTTACCAGCTCATAGACTAGCCCTTGTCGCAACTATCAATGGCGTAAGCTATTATAACGATTCTAAGTCTACCATCGCGCAGGCTACCTTAGCAGCTGTGGATCATCTACAGTCTGAGCCTCTTTACTTGTTGCTTGGTGGTGTTAGTAAAGGAGTTGATCGCAAACCACTTATTCAACTACTTAAAAATAAAGTAAAAAAAATCGTCTGCTTTGGTGCTGAATCAGAACTACTGTATTCTTACTGCTTTGAAGTTGGCATTCCGGCAGAACAGCACTTAAGCCTGGAGACAGCATTTAAAGCTTGTGCTACTCAAGCTCAACCAAAAGACATTGTGCTTCTTTCACCGGCTGGAGCAAGTTTTGATCTTTTTAAAAATTACCAAGAGCGTGGTGCTTGTTTTGAGCAATTAGTAAAAGCTTTAGAACAACAAGAAGGCCTTACTTAA
- a CDS encoding class I SAM-dependent methyltransferase, which yields MNKKELMSSKPRFSNYGIDAPLVIVGFALSGIALLAFALGLYYTTCNSWMHCSISLLVLLASLYCLGVAAYMIFSSLFGKYIQSHKMLDKITWRGNERVLDVGCGRGLLLIGAAHRLTTGKAVGIDTWRYRDLSGNTKKAVLANAQKEGVEHKVSVFDADATALPFESGSFDVVLSSFVLHAISNRKSREKALQEMARVLKPHGTIVIQDFQFTDQYVAAYEKLGFSVQRSKVQWFVFPPARIITVHNQPALTHESVNYTLVS from the coding sequence ATGAATAAAAAAGAATTAATGTCATCTAAGCCCCGTTTTTCTAACTATGGTATTGATGCACCGCTTGTTATAGTAGGTTTTGCCCTAAGTGGGATAGCTCTTTTAGCTTTCGCTTTAGGACTTTATTATACTACGTGCAATTCTTGGATGCACTGTAGCATTTCTTTGTTAGTGCTATTGGCTTCTCTCTATTGTTTAGGTGTAGCTGCTTATATGATATTTAGTAGTCTTTTTGGTAAATATATTCAAAGCCATAAAATGCTTGATAAAATTACTTGGCGAGGTAATGAGCGAGTACTTGATGTTGGTTGTGGGCGCGGTTTGTTACTTATAGGTGCAGCGCATCGTCTTACTACAGGAAAAGCAGTAGGTATTGATACCTGGCGCTATAGAGATCTTTCAGGCAATACTAAAAAAGCTGTTCTTGCTAACGCACAAAAAGAAGGTGTAGAACATAAGGTTTCTGTTTTTGATGCTGACGCTACAGCTTTGCCTTTTGAAAGTGGTAGCTTTGATGTTGTTTTGTCTAGTTTTGTTTTGCATGCTATATCTAACCGCAAAAGCAGAGAAAAAGCTTTACAAGAGATGGCTCGAGTTCTTAAACCCCATGGTACTATTGTTATTCAAGATTTTCAGTTTACTGATCAGTATGTAGCTGCTTATGAGAAGTTAGGTTTTAGTGTACAGCGTTCAAAAGTACAGTGGTTTGTATTTCCACCAGCACGTATAATAACTGTACATAATCAACCAGCCCTTACCCATGAGTCAGTAAACTATACTTTAGTTTCATAG
- a CDS encoding ankyrin repeat domain-containing protein → MKLPIILFLISMSAYGFASISTPSTNQQLIDAAQTDNTTFIKDLIEHQGACVNTQGYCGISPLHQAAAHDQSEVVELLIHQGAEIELENNSRQTALHTAAYSGALRTLQKLIDYKANVNARNCIDATPLHLAASQGHTKALEILLNNGAEVNARNKSRFTPLHLAARHNHVRALEFLLLYGAHIKAYTPCRLTALHSAVFHYKAKATEILIAYNAPANEKINCHPTYKYAQQNQCHLLTAVIQDDARKIVHLLNKGAYANSRVKLYFARKTQELFDAIGIDDVTTVIQLLKHGCSLKSKDRQKNTLLHLACKHKSKNTLQLLLSMQESREHLSKENTSNLTPIELAVTTSTNHFELLQELVNSLNTSTIDAEEL, encoded by the coding sequence ATGAAATTACCCATTATTCTTTTTTTAATCTCAATGAGTGCATATGGTTTTGCTTCTATTAGTACACCTAGTACAAATCAGCAGCTTATTGATGCAGCTCAAACGGATAATACAACTTTTATTAAAGATCTTATTGAGCATCAAGGGGCCTGTGTAAACACCCAAGGGTATTGTGGAATAAGTCCGTTACATCAAGCGGCAGCTCATGATCAATCAGAAGTAGTCGAATTGCTTATCCATCAGGGGGCAGAAATAGAACTTGAGAATAATAGTAGACAAACAGCACTCCATACAGCTGCATATTCTGGCGCCTTGAGAACATTACAAAAACTTATCGATTACAAGGCAAATGTTAATGCTCGCAATTGTATTGACGCAACTCCTCTCCATTTAGCAGCTAGTCAAGGTCATACAAAAGCACTAGAAATTCTACTTAATAATGGCGCAGAGGTTAATGCTCGTAATAAATCTAGATTTACACCCCTTCATCTTGCAGCACGTCATAACCATGTAAGGGCACTTGAATTTCTTTTACTGTATGGAGCTCATATTAAAGCGTACACTCCCTGTAGACTAACCGCTTTACACAGCGCTGTGTTCCATTATAAAGCCAAAGCAACCGAAATATTAATTGCCTATAATGCTCCTGCAAACGAAAAAATAAATTGTCATCCTACGTACAAGTATGCACAACAAAACCAGTGCCATTTATTGACAGCTGTAATACAAGATGATGCTCGTAAGATTGTGCATTTACTTAACAAAGGTGCTTATGCTAACAGCCGAGTAAAACTCTACTTTGCTCGCAAAACTCAGGAATTATTTGATGCAATAGGCATTGATGACGTTACTACAGTAATACAACTGCTTAAACATGGTTGTAGCTTAAAAAGCAAGGACAGGCAAAAAAATACCCTTCTTCATTTAGCATGTAAACATAAAAGTAAAAACACACTACAGCTTCTTTTGAGTATGCAAGAAAGCAGGGAACATTTAAGTAAGGAAAACACCTCTAATCTTACTCCTATTGAACTTGCAGTTACAACAAGTACTAACCACTTTGAACTTTTACAAGAGCTTGTAAACTCTTTAAATACAAGCACAATAGACGCAGAGGAACTATGA
- a CDS encoding YbhB/YbcL family Raf kinase inhibitor-like protein has protein sequence MSILDTQAVPLFKLLSTAFAHEQPIPREYTCEGRNVIPTLYWQGVPKGSRSLVLICLDPDASKSEPWVHWIVYNIPVNRKNIGPILDRKKEVSDGTLQGRNSSKKIGWDGPCPPMGDAHRYFFRLYALDSMLDLKPGATKEELLDAIKEHILAETELVGLYQSSKTPKS, from the coding sequence ATGAGTATACTAGACACACAGGCAGTGCCGCTCTTTAAGCTGCTAAGTACGGCGTTTGCGCATGAACAGCCTATTCCTAGAGAGTATACCTGTGAAGGTCGTAATGTTATACCGACCCTTTATTGGCAAGGAGTTCCTAAAGGTTCACGCAGTCTTGTGTTAATTTGTTTGGATCCTGACGCGTCAAAATCTGAGCCTTGGGTGCATTGGATAGTGTATAATATTCCGGTGAATCGTAAAAATATAGGTCCTATTTTAGATAGAAAAAAAGAAGTAAGTGATGGTACACTTCAAGGACGTAATAGTTCCAAAAAAATAGGATGGGACGGCCCTTGTCCACCAATGGGTGATGCGCACAGATACTTTTTTAGACTGTATGCACTTGATAGTATGCTTGATTTAAAGCCTGGAGCAACCAAAGAAGAGCTTCTTGATGCTATTAAAGAGCATATACTAGCTGAAACTGAGCTTGTAGGCCTTTATCAGAGTTCGAAAACTCCTAAATCTTAA
- a CDS encoding ankyrin repeat domain-containing protein, with translation MKKFMIVSTLVCSLMLTFQLLSMVQPVLGSGYTQNFIDRMRLTDLENKKIDELMRNGTQEHLASLLEEKKIDVNAVYAGGKTLLHLAIELIPKLVETLLKYGANPNIACNYGARVQLTPLQLACEQRPINKEVIGILLKNNASSVYNYDQAPWCWNRQVNIFEKFVAAEYNHGKLWSLIHYAVHLGDKELLQVIIDNGVDINTYCGHYAPLHTAVACNNLELVKFLIDYGVDVNLLTANGHSTPLHLAAQKGYVDIARYLLSKEATSDEAYDISANLPLCIAIKNDDIAMVKCLIEAKVDVNASDEEGLTAIIIAAGYGNKEIIEYLLASSAYMDDEPSGPVCIAPLHAAESGHIDAIEVFLKHGWRINDYDDSGRTMLHQAILFGQAKVIEFLLNHGASFETESFKGEYLDALLHDEFDRTELIRPNHSKLYIIQQLLAHGAPVSELSADNVEIKEALGMQSSLKHAVSVGNLKSVTSLLKNEGYACKEVLDFINVQRTQLFNAIEANTKEANKTVIHMLQRGFTLNTCDKEGNTLLHKAIQVGNQELVMLLLSLYAGREHFLLDDENIDPLSYEHVICKVYVDRIPQALNKKNKVGLTPLHFTPNNPEILKSIMQVCTFDSSSTRVFKRAHQ, from the coding sequence ATGAAAAAATTTATGATAGTATCCACGCTTGTATGTTCTTTAATGTTAACTTTTCAGCTTCTATCAATGGTGCAGCCTGTATTAGGTTCTGGTTATACTCAAAATTTTATTGATCGGATGAGGCTAACTGATTTAGAGAATAAAAAGATTGATGAACTCATGAGAAATGGTACTCAAGAGCACTTAGCTAGTTTGTTAGAGGAAAAAAAAATAGATGTGAATGCTGTATATGCTGGTGGTAAGACCTTGCTTCACTTAGCAATTGAATTAATCCCTAAATTGGTTGAAACACTGTTGAAGTATGGGGCCAACCCAAATATTGCTTGCAATTATGGTGCTCGAGTGCAATTAACGCCTTTGCAATTAGCTTGTGAGCAAAGGCCTATTAATAAGGAAGTAATTGGCATACTACTTAAAAATAATGCTAGCTCTGTATATAATTATGATCAAGCACCTTGGTGTTGGAACAGGCAAGTAAATATATTTGAAAAGTTTGTTGCAGCTGAATATAATCACGGTAAACTATGGTCACTTATTCATTATGCTGTACATTTAGGTGATAAAGAGCTATTACAGGTTATTATTGACAATGGCGTTGATATTAATACCTATTGTGGACACTATGCTCCTTTGCATACAGCAGTTGCTTGTAATAATCTAGAATTAGTCAAGTTTCTTATAGACTACGGCGTAGATGTAAATCTTCTTACAGCCAATGGTCATAGCACACCCCTTCATTTAGCTGCACAAAAAGGATATGTGGATATTGCGCGTTATTTACTAAGTAAAGAAGCTACATCAGATGAAGCTTATGATATTTCAGCTAATTTGCCTTTATGTATTGCTATTAAAAATGACGATATAGCAATGGTCAAGTGTCTTATTGAAGCTAAAGTTGATGTCAATGCTTCTGATGAGGAAGGACTTACAGCTATCATTATAGCTGCAGGTTACGGTAATAAAGAAATTATAGAATATTTACTTGCTAGTAGTGCATATATGGACGATGAGCCTAGTGGTCCAGTTTGCATAGCCCCTTTGCATGCAGCAGAATCAGGGCATATTGATGCTATTGAAGTATTTTTAAAGCATGGTTGGAGAATAAATGACTATGATGATAGTGGCCGAACAATGCTTCATCAAGCCATTTTATTTGGACAAGCAAAAGTCATTGAATTTTTACTTAATCATGGAGCTTCTTTTGAAACAGAAAGCTTTAAGGGTGAATATTTAGACGCACTATTACATGATGAATTTGATCGTACAGAATTAATACGCCCTAATCATTCTAAGTTGTATATTATTCAACAACTTTTAGCGCATGGGGCTCCAGTTTCTGAATTGTCAGCCGATAATGTAGAAATTAAAGAGGCACTTGGTATGCAAAGTAGCTTAAAGCATGCTGTATCAGTAGGTAATTTAAAATCAGTAACCTCACTTCTTAAAAATGAGGGCTATGCTTGCAAAGAAGTACTAGATTTTATTAATGTGCAACGTACTCAATTATTTAATGCTATTGAAGCCAACACTAAAGAAGCTAACAAAACTGTTATACATATGCTTCAAAGAGGCTTTACATTAAATACATGTGATAAAGAAGGTAATACTTTACTTCATAAAGCTATACAAGTGGGTAATCAAGAACTAGTTATGTTATTGCTTAGCTTATATGCTGGGAGAGAACACTTTTTATTAGATGATGAAAATATAGATCCCTTATCATATGAACATGTAATATGCAAAGTATATGTAGATAGAATACCCCAAGCTTTAAACAAGAAAAATAAGGTAGGTTTAACTCCTTTACATTTTACTCCTAACAACCCTGAAATACTCAAAAGTATTATGCAAGTTTGTACGTTCGACTCTTCTTCAACAAGAGTTTTTAAAAGAGCACATCAATAA